In a single window of the uncultured Dysgonomonas sp. genome:
- a CDS encoding TonB-dependent receptor: MKIKPKRTFITSGASSFFMRGLMFLTCLLLVSTVSIYAQTKTITGKVTDVTSEPLIGVSIKIQGTTTGTVTDVDGIYSLAAKSGDVLEFSYVGMKTQLVTVSAQSTINITLEDDAQLLTETVVIGYGSAKKRDLTGSIVSIKAGEIANRPSANPLASLQGKVAGVQIVNTGRAGQDPEIRVRGTNSLNGYTPLYIVDGLFSDNINYLNPADIESMEILKDPSSLAIFGVRGANGVIIITTKRAKDGQTIVNINASVGFKHIADRINVTNAAQFKELYNEQRLNQGVTTPFDYTAWQADTDWQDEIFQTGFVTNNNVSITGSSEKNKFYLGLGYTSEEGSIKSEKYTKATVNLSSDYNVTNFLRFGFQVNGSRSLPPDAKGVAGAVRAAPIAPIYGVYTDPLTGKEETLLHTMPDFQRSQVWNPLIATQLQGDHNKATNYRIAGNIYGEVDLMKSLTFKATFSLDYSTGDSRSYSPLVNVYNPDIKNKEMISEYESINQSKNHSLVAQQDYILTYSNQFNKHGVTATAGITTNYRESSSLGGGRSQKYGDFDFSIPNNDPDKWWLTSISNSSMTNNGSQFRRFTMSYLLRGLYNYDNRYLFNASYRRDGSSVFRNVGNTWDDFYSFGGGWIVSSESFMENQSAIDYLKVKGSWGVLGSENTGGRNYPSYPGLNSSGSAVFGDNILTGYSTAYLLQNVGWEKTYSWEAGFEAQFLNNRLRIEPVYYSKNTKDILVVTEAIAGIQNEMQNLGEVQNRGVELAGSWSDKIGESGFNYTIAGNLTTISNKVNKIDVEDTAAKLENGVSRTIKGEPIGYFYGYKVIGVYQNYEHIKNSTPNSLGTVRPGDLIFADIDGDGKITDKDRTKIGNPTPDFTYGINLNLSYKNFDLGIDMMGVYGNDIYRNWDASSFAQFNYRTERMNRWHGEGTSNWEPILDPSRAINQMASSYYIEDGSFFRIRNVQLGYTFPKSILDKIYMKSLRIYGNIQNLKTWSKNSGYTPEIGGSALSFGIDSGSYPMPVIYTFGANLTF; this comes from the coding sequence ATGAAAATTAAACCTAAAAGAACATTTATTACGTCTGGAGCCAGTTCCTTCTTTATGAGGGGTCTTATGTTCCTTACTTGCCTTTTATTGGTGAGTACAGTAAGTATCTATGCTCAGACAAAAACTATCACCGGTAAAGTGACGGATGTAACCAGCGAACCTCTCATTGGTGTGAGCATTAAGATACAGGGAACTACCACTGGTACTGTTACAGATGTAGACGGTATTTATTCCCTGGCTGCCAAATCAGGAGATGTATTGGAATTCTCTTATGTGGGAATGAAGACGCAATTGGTTACAGTAAGTGCTCAGTCTACCATAAATATAACATTGGAAGACGATGCCCAACTGCTTACCGAAACGGTTGTGATTGGATATGGTTCAGCGAAAAAACGTGATTTGACAGGCTCTATTGTTAGCATTAAGGCTGGTGAAATAGCGAACAGGCCATCTGCTAACCCATTGGCTAGTTTGCAAGGTAAAGTCGCAGGGGTGCAGATTGTGAATACTGGGCGTGCCGGACAAGATCCGGAGATCCGTGTTCGCGGAACAAACTCTCTTAATGGCTATACACCTTTGTATATCGTAGATGGATTATTCTCTGATAACATTAATTACTTGAATCCGGCCGATATCGAGTCTATGGAAATTCTTAAAGACCCGTCTTCATTGGCTATATTTGGTGTACGAGGGGCAAATGGTGTTATTATAATTACTACAAAGAGAGCTAAAGACGGACAAACAATAGTTAATATAAACGCTTCGGTAGGATTTAAGCATATCGCCGACAGGATAAATGTGACTAATGCAGCCCAATTTAAAGAGTTGTATAATGAGCAAAGACTTAATCAGGGTGTAACCACACCATTTGATTATACTGCATGGCAAGCAGATACAGACTGGCAGGATGAGATTTTCCAAACAGGATTTGTGACTAATAATAACGTTAGTATTACCGGTTCCAGCGAGAAGAATAAATTCTATTTAGGATTAGGATATACTTCGGAAGAGGGATCTATCAAGTCAGAGAAATATACTAAAGCAACTGTTAATCTGAGCAGTGATTACAACGTTACTAATTTCTTGAGATTCGGATTTCAGGTTAATGGATCCAGATCTTTACCACCCGATGCAAAAGGCGTGGCAGGAGCAGTCAGAGCAGCACCTATAGCTCCTATCTATGGTGTATATACTGATCCGCTTACAGGCAAAGAGGAAACTCTATTACATACAATGCCCGATTTTCAACGTTCACAGGTTTGGAATCCTTTGATTGCCACACAGTTGCAAGGTGATCATAATAAAGCGACTAACTATCGGATTGCAGGGAATATATATGGGGAGGTTGATCTTATGAAATCTCTGACATTTAAAGCAACATTCTCTTTAGATTATTCTACAGGCGACTCGAGAAGTTATTCTCCTCTAGTAAACGTATATAATCCGGATATAAAGAATAAGGAGATGATAAGCGAATATGAATCTATCAATCAAAGTAAGAATCATAGTTTGGTTGCTCAACAGGATTATATTCTGACTTATAGCAATCAATTTAATAAACATGGCGTGACAGCGACAGCTGGTATTACAACTAATTATAGGGAATCTTCCAGTTTAGGAGGTGGTCGCAGTCAAAAATATGGAGATTTTGATTTCTCTATACCAAACAATGATCCGGACAAGTGGTGGTTGACTTCAATATCCAATTCATCAATGACCAATAATGGTAGCCAGTTTAGAAGATTTACAATGTCTTATTTATTGAGAGGTCTTTACAATTATGATAATCGTTACTTATTTAATGCATCGTACAGAAGAGATGGATCTTCGGTATTCCGTAATGTAGGAAATACATGGGATGACTTTTACTCTTTTGGTGGAGGTTGGATCGTGAGTAGCGAATCTTTTATGGAGAATCAGAGTGCTATTGATTATCTGAAAGTGAAAGGTTCTTGGGGTGTTTTGGGATCTGAAAATACAGGAGGCCGTAATTATCCTTCTTATCCGGGGTTAAACTCTTCAGGAAGTGCTGTTTTCGGAGACAATATATTGACTGGATATAGTACAGCCTATCTTCTTCAGAATGTTGGTTGGGAAAAAACATATTCATGGGAAGCCGGATTTGAAGCTCAGTTTTTGAATAACCGTTTGAGAATAGAGCCGGTTTATTATAGCAAGAACACAAAAGATATTCTTGTAGTAACAGAAGCTATTGCAGGGATACAAAATGAGATGCAAAACTTGGGTGAGGTACAAAACAGAGGAGTTGAGTTAGCTGGTTCCTGGTCTGATAAAATAGGAGAGTCGGGTTTCAATTATACCATTGCAGGTAATCTCACTACTATAAGCAATAAGGTGAATAAAATAGATGTTGAAGATACTGCGGCTAAATTGGAGAACGGTGTATCGCGTACTATCAAAGGAGAGCCGATCGGTTATTTTTACGGATATAAGGTAATCGGGGTGTACCAAAACTATGAACATATAAAAAATTCTACGCCTAATTCCCTTGGTACTGTTAGACCCGGTGATTTGATATTTGCAGATATTGACGGGGATGGTAAAATTACAGACAAGGACAGAACCAAAATTGGTAATCCAACACCTGATTTTACTTATGGTATCAATCTAAACTTATCATATAAGAATTTTGATCTTGGTATAGACATGATGGGTGTTTATGGAAATGATATTTACCGCAATTGGGATGCTTCTTCCTTCGCTCAGTTCAATTACAGAACAGAACGAATGAACAGATGGCATGGTGAAGGTACTTCAAACTGGGAACCGATATTGGATCCATCCAGAGCAATAAATCAAATGGCTTCAAGCTATTATATCGAAGATGGAAGCTTCTTCCGTATTAGGAATGTTCAGTTGGGTTATACTTTTCCTAAGTCTATCCTGGATAAGATATATATGAAGTCTCTTCGCATCTATGGAAATATTCAGAATCTCAAGACATGGTCAAAAAATTCAGGATATACTCCCGAAATCGGAGGTAGTGCTCTTTCGTTCGGTATAGATAGCGGTAGTTACCCTATGCCGGTGATTTATACTTTCGGTGCAAATCTTACATTTTAA
- a CDS encoding RagB/SusD family nutrient uptake outer membrane protein has translation MKKYILKAISTSALIVFAFVLTGCGDLLDQAPQGQWTEDDNKGGSYQTDIFTLYAKMRGFNVTSGSPALAIHNFRSEDVETGTTASDGSLQRPMYDDFEYNASNGLIQSYYASNFDMIHIVNRVLDKMNTAEKNGETLTEGDIICRGEAHFFRAFAYFNLVRAFGEVPYIDFKIEDAAEAILPKSPASKIYELIDKDLTEAENSLPPMWESRFVGRLTWGAAKSLHAKTYLMRNDWANTYSSAMEVINSNIYNLDTPYDQIFRETGENCSESILELQCTATSALPGSNDIGSQFCQVQGVRGAGDWNMGWGWHTPTQLLADAFEPGDPRKDETLLYFVKTGEDPATIPANKPWGEKPVANGDVLNKYYNKKAYTNPALRTLYTKGGFWFNIRLIRLSDVILMAAESANEMGGKADEAIELLERVRARARAGNSAILPKVTTTDQVAFRNAVRHERRVELGMEWDRFYDLVRWGTAQQVLHAAGKTNYQNRHALLPLPQAEIDKSNGVLVQNPNYSN, from the coding sequence ATGAAAAAATATATATTAAAAGCAATTAGTACATCTGCATTAATAGTGTTTGCATTTGTATTGACCGGATGCGGAGACCTCTTAGATCAAGCTCCACAAGGTCAATGGACAGAAGACGATAATAAAGGAGGATCTTATCAGACAGATATATTTACATTATATGCTAAGATGAGAGGTTTTAATGTTACATCAGGTTCTCCGGCTTTAGCTATTCATAACTTTAGAAGTGAAGACGTTGAAACAGGAACGACAGCTTCTGACGGTTCTCTTCAAAGACCAATGTACGACGATTTTGAGTACAATGCATCAAATGGACTTATCCAAAGTTATTATGCAAGTAATTTTGATATGATCCATATTGTAAACCGTGTACTGGACAAGATGAATACAGCCGAAAAAAATGGAGAAACTCTTACCGAAGGGGATATTATCTGTAGAGGAGAAGCACATTTCTTCAGGGCGTTTGCTTACTTCAATCTTGTCAGAGCCTTTGGTGAAGTTCCATATATTGATTTCAAAATAGAAGATGCGGCAGAAGCTATTCTACCTAAGTCTCCTGCATCTAAAATTTATGAGCTTATCGATAAAGATTTGACCGAAGCCGAAAATAGTCTTCCTCCTATGTGGGAAAGCAGATTTGTAGGACGTCTTACTTGGGGGGCAGCTAAATCCTTACATGCCAAAACATATTTGATGCGAAATGATTGGGCTAATACTTACAGCTCAGCTATGGAAGTAATTAATTCAAATATATATAATTTGGATACACCTTACGATCAAATATTCAGGGAAACTGGCGAGAATTGTAGTGAATCTATACTGGAGTTGCAATGTACAGCTACATCGGCATTGCCCGGATCTAATGATATTGGTAGCCAATTTTGCCAGGTTCAGGGAGTAAGAGGTGCAGGTGACTGGAATATGGGTTGGGGATGGCATACGCCAACACAACTACTTGCAGATGCTTTTGAACCGGGAGACCCACGTAAAGATGAAACATTATTATATTTTGTAAAAACAGGAGAAGATCCGGCTACTATTCCGGCAAATAAACCGTGGGGAGAGAAACCTGTGGCAAATGGAGATGTTTTAAATAAATATTATAATAAAAAAGCGTATACAAACCCTGCATTAAGAACTCTCTATACAAAGGGTGGCTTCTGGTTTAATATTCGCCTTATCAGATTATCGGACGTCATATTGATGGCTGCCGAGTCTGCAAATGAAATGGGAGGAAAAGCTGATGAGGCTATCGAACTGCTCGAAAGGGTACGTGCCCGTGCAAGAGCTGGAAACAGTGCTATACTACCAAAGGTTACCACAACAGATCAGGTTGCATTTAGAAACGCTGTAAGACATGAAAGACGCGTAGAATTGGGTATGGAATGGGATCGTTTCTATGATCTTGTACGCTGGGGAACAGCACAACAGGTACTTCATGCAGCAGGTAAAACCAATTACCAAAACAGGCATGCTTTACTGCCTCTGCCTCAAGCTGAGATCGATAAATCGAATGGGGTTTTAGTTCAGAATCCAAATTATTCCAACTAA
- a CDS encoding LamG domain-containing protein, with the protein MKIKKYISAIIVSTVLLFGAQSCFQDLENDPAFDYPQGFPDPTGEYKPEKLNLPFEGDVYDQGTYQFVNSGVGVYSFVDGVKGKAYKGDADTTYVLINNHPAISKIVESEITNLGSFTVSFWMKSSRNTSATGLFSITNTKTFWSNLDIFLENTGSETQAFFKVHIYNERTGSRVEKWVEARVDNVFGDWVHMAFVYDGTTSTMNIYKDGNSVFQSVITGLGELQFKDVGPMIIGTFPYQANPSLTSGATNQSWAGWYKGAMDQFHFYSEPLSANEVKELYDSKN; encoded by the coding sequence ATGAAAATTAAAAAATATATATCAGCAATAATAGTTTCAACTGTATTATTGTTTGGTGCTCAATCTTGCTTTCAGGATTTAGAGAATGATCCGGCATTCGATTATCCTCAGGGATTTCCTGATCCGACAGGTGAATATAAACCTGAAAAACTAAATCTTCCTTTCGAAGGTGATGTTTATGACCAGGGTACCTATCAGTTTGTAAATAGTGGGGTAGGTGTATACTCATTTGTAGATGGAGTAAAAGGTAAGGCTTATAAAGGAGATGCAGATACCACTTATGTTCTAATAAATAACCATCCTGCAATATCTAAAATTGTAGAAAGTGAAATTACAAATCTTGGTAGCTTTACCGTTTCGTTTTGGATGAAATCTTCCCGGAATACATCTGCAACAGGTTTGTTCTCAATCACAAATACCAAAACATTCTGGTCTAATCTTGATATTTTTCTGGAAAATACCGGTAGCGAGACTCAAGCCTTTTTCAAGGTACATATCTACAATGAACGTACCGGAAGCAGGGTAGAGAAATGGGTGGAAGCTAGAGTTGATAATGTATTTGGAGACTGGGTACATATGGCTTTTGTTTATGATGGTACTACCTCTACAATGAATATATATAAAGATGGAAATAGCGTATTTCAATCGGTTATAACCGGTTTGGGAGAATTACAATTTAAAGATGTTGGCCCAATGATAATCGGAACTTTTCCATATCAGGCTAACCCTAGTTTAACTAGTGGGGCAACTAATCAGAGTTGGGCAGGATGGTATAAAGGCGCTATGGACCAGTTCCATTTTTATAGTGAGCCATTGAGCGCAAACGAAGTAAAGGAGCTTTATGATAGTAAGAATTAG
- a CDS encoding glucoamylase family protein, which produces MKILLNSLFFIFFLSSVSCSSDSEDAVPIQEFKLDAVTIDGKTNQDLYVDVNPTSSIFLKFSDQIDQATIIENIKIKEQSGQFLTITPVYDGHYTIEIKGESVLKSYTKYELLIYPNLKSKSGNKILTGKTYSISTTIDLTDKFPRISDEELLDKVQSQTFKYFWDFGHPVSGMARERTTSGDVVTTGGTGFGVMAMIAAAERGFISKNDALSRIQKIVTFLDTKCTSYHGAFAHWVNGTTGATYPFSQYDNGADLVETALLFQGLLTARQYFKSSDAGEAQLRSDITRLWEAIEWTWFQKGGENVLYWHWSPDYGWQMNLKIAGWNESLIVYALAAASPTYPISAEVYKQGWERNGAFANSKSYYGYTLPLGTEYGGPLFFSHYSFLGINPKDLKDQYTDYWTQNRNHTLINYNYCLTNPKGYGGYSADCWGLTASDGNNGYSAHSPTNDKGVIAPTAALSSMPYTPEESMRALHFFYYKLGDKLWSDYGFVDAFNLSEQWYDNQHIAIDQGPIVVMIENHRTGLLWSLFMADTEIKDGLKKLGFQSPDI; this is translated from the coding sequence ATGAAAATTTTACTCAATTCTTTATTCTTTATATTTTTTCTTTCATCTGTCTCATGTAGTAGTGATAGTGAAGATGCGGTTCCAATTCAAGAGTTTAAGTTGGACGCGGTTACTATAGATGGGAAAACAAATCAAGACTTGTATGTAGATGTAAATCCAACCTCTTCTATTTTTCTTAAGTTTTCGGATCAGATAGATCAGGCTACAATAATTGAAAATATAAAAATAAAAGAACAATCGGGACAATTTTTGACAATCACTCCGGTCTATGACGGACATTATACTATTGAAATAAAAGGTGAATCGGTTTTAAAATCATATACTAAGTATGAACTTCTTATATATCCTAATTTAAAATCAAAATCAGGAAACAAAATTTTGACAGGCAAGACATATTCCATTTCTACAACAATTGATCTGACTGATAAATTTCCGCGCATATCAGATGAAGAACTATTAGATAAAGTACAAAGTCAGACATTCAAATATTTCTGGGATTTTGGACATCCGGTATCGGGCATGGCTCGTGAAAGGACAACATCCGGAGATGTGGTAACCACCGGTGGAACCGGATTTGGTGTAATGGCTATGATAGCGGCAGCCGAAAGAGGGTTTATATCTAAAAATGATGCATTATCCCGTATTCAGAAGATTGTAACATTCTTAGATACTAAATGTACAAGTTACCATGGAGCATTTGCTCATTGGGTAAACGGAACTACAGGTGCTACGTATCCTTTTAGTCAATATGATAATGGGGCCGATTTGGTAGAAACCGCACTTTTGTTTCAGGGATTACTTACCGCAAGACAATATTTTAAGTCGAGTGATGCCGGAGAAGCACAATTAAGGTCTGACATAACCCGTCTTTGGGAAGCTATAGAATGGACCTGGTTTCAAAAAGGAGGGGAGAATGTCCTGTACTGGCATTGGAGTCCTGATTACGGATGGCAGATGAATCTGAAGATAGCAGGCTGGAATGAATCATTAATAGTGTACGCTTTAGCTGCAGCTTCTCCTACTTATCCCATTTCAGCAGAAGTATATAAACAAGGATGGGAGAGGAATGGAGCCTTTGCTAATAGCAAATCATACTATGGGTACACTTTACCTTTGGGTACTGAGTATGGAGGCCCGTTATTTTTCAGCCATTATTCATTTTTAGGGATTAATCCTAAGGATTTGAAAGACCAATATACAGATTACTGGACTCAGAACAGGAATCATACATTGATAAATTACAATTATTGTCTTACCAACCCGAAAGGGTACGGAGGATATAGCGCAGATTGCTGGGGACTTACTGCCAGCGATGGTAATAATGGCTATAGTGCGCATTCGCCTACAAATGATAAAGGCGTCATTGCTCCTACTGCTGCACTATCATCCATGCCGTATACACCAGAGGAGTCGATGAGAGCCCTACACTTCTTTTATTACAAACTGGGAGATAAACTCTGGTCCGATTATGGATTTGTGGATGCATTTAATCTTTCGGAACAGTGGTACGATAATCAGCATATCGCAATAGACCAGGGGCCAATCGTTGTGATGATAGAAAATCACAGAACGGGCTTATTGTGGTCTCTGTTTATGGCAGACACTGAAATAAAGGACGGGCTGAAAAAACTGGGTTTTCAAAGCCCTGATATATAA
- the bglX gene encoding beta-glucosidase BglX produces MKTRQLFKVFLACMAVVGCIQAQTKDPKMDKFINDLMGKMTLEEKIGQLNLPSSGDITTGQAKSSNIAEKIKKGEVGGLFNIKGVEKIRDVQRIAIEESRLKIPLIFGMDVIHGYETVFPIPLGLAATWNMAAIEQSARIAAIEASADGISWTFSPMVDISRDPRWGRFSEGSGEDPYLGGQIAKAMIHGYQGVGDKAYTLNSNIMACVKHYALYGAGEAGRDYNTVDMSGIRMFNEYMYPYQAAVDAGVGSVMASFNEVDGVPATANKWLMTDVLRDKWGFKGFVVTDYTGISEMIDHGIGDLQTVSARALKAGIDMDMVSEGLATVGKSLKEGKVTQAEIDQACRRVLEAKYKLGLFANPYKYCDVNRAKTEIYTPEHRAVARKIASESFVLLKNANSTLPLKKQGTIAVVGPLANTRSNMPGTWSVAVNLDTAKTVVEGVQAVAGENAKVVYAKGSHLISDPVYENNATMFGRTLHRDKETRSDEEMLKEALDIAKSADVIVAALGESSEMSGEASSRTNLDIPDVQKTLLKELLKTGKPVVLVLFTGRPLTLTWENENVPAILNVWFGGTEAAEAIGDVLFGDANPSGKLVATFPKNVGQIPLFYNHKNTGRPLQEGKWFEKFRSNYLDVDNEPLYPFGYGLSYTTFEYSDVKLSSTSIDAKGELTASVTVTNKGKADGAEVVQLYIRDLVGSVTRPVKELKGFEKVFIKAGESKTVSFKITPELLKFYNYDLDYVFESGDFDVMIGGNSHDVKSARFTLN; encoded by the coding sequence ATGAAGACGAGACAACTATTTAAGGTGTTTCTGGCGTGTATGGCTGTTGTGGGTTGCATACAGGCGCAGACTAAGGATCCTAAGATGGATAAGTTTATAAATGACTTGATGGGCAAGATGACGCTGGAAGAAAAGATCGGACAGCTCAATCTGCCAAGTTCGGGAGACATTACTACCGGACAGGCAAAAAGCAGCAACATTGCCGAGAAGATCAAGAAAGGAGAAGTCGGAGGTTTGTTCAATATAAAAGGTGTTGAAAAAATCAGGGATGTACAACGTATAGCCATAGAAGAAAGCCGCCTTAAAATCCCTTTGATTTTTGGGATGGATGTTATTCATGGATACGAGACTGTATTTCCTATTCCGTTAGGTCTTGCTGCTACATGGAATATGGCGGCTATAGAGCAATCTGCACGTATTGCGGCAATTGAGGCCAGTGCAGATGGTATTAGCTGGACTTTCAGCCCTATGGTGGATATTTCCCGTGATCCTCGCTGGGGACGTTTTTCGGAAGGAAGCGGCGAAGACCCTTACTTGGGTGGACAGATAGCAAAAGCGATGATCCATGGTTATCAGGGAGTGGGAGATAAAGCTTATACGCTTAATTCCAATATTATGGCTTGTGTGAAGCACTATGCTTTGTATGGTGCCGGCGAAGCTGGTCGCGATTATAATACAGTGGATATGAGCGGCATTCGTATGTTCAATGAATATATGTATCCTTATCAGGCTGCTGTAGATGCAGGTGTAGGTAGTGTGATGGCTTCATTTAACGAAGTAGACGGTGTTCCTGCTACTGCAAATAAATGGTTGATGACAGATGTCTTGCGCGACAAATGGGGATTCAAAGGATTTGTAGTGACCGACTATACCGGTATCAGCGAAATGATAGATCACGGTATCGGTGATTTGCAAACAGTCTCTGCTCGCGCATTGAAGGCTGGTATAGATATGGATATGGTGAGTGAAGGTCTGGCTACAGTAGGTAAATCGCTCAAAGAAGGTAAAGTTACTCAGGCAGAGATAGATCAGGCTTGCCGTCGTGTACTAGAAGCTAAATATAAACTGGGTTTATTTGCCAATCCTTACAAATACTGTGACGTAAATCGTGCTAAAACAGAGATATATACACCGGAACATCGTGCAGTTGCCCGTAAAATAGCATCTGAAAGTTTCGTATTGCTTAAAAACGCCAACAGTACACTACCGTTGAAAAAACAAGGCACTATTGCTGTAGTAGGTCCATTGGCAAACACCCGTTCAAATATGCCGGGTACATGGAGTGTGGCAGTGAATCTGGATACAGCCAAAACTGTTGTAGAAGGTGTACAAGCTGTTGCCGGAGAGAATGCGAAAGTGGTTTATGCTAAAGGTAGCCATCTTATAAGCGATCCTGTGTACGAGAATAATGCTACCATGTTTGGCCGTACTTTACATAGAGATAAAGAAACACGCTCGGATGAAGAGATGCTGAAAGAGGCATTAGATATAGCTAAGAGTGCAGATGTAATTGTTGCTGCTCTGGGCGAATCGTCGGAAATGAGTGGAGAGGCAAGCAGCCGTACCAATCTGGATATTCCGGATGTGCAAAAAACGCTTTTGAAGGAATTATTAAAAACAGGAAAACCGGTCGTACTGGTATTATTTACAGGACGTCCTTTGACCCTGACATGGGAAAATGAAAATGTACCTGCTATACTGAATGTTTGGTTTGGAGGAACTGAAGCAGCGGAAGCTATCGGCGATGTATTATTCGGTGATGCTAATCCGAGTGGAAAACTAGTAGCTACTTTCCCTAAAAATGTAGGACAAATACCACTATTCTATAATCATAAGAATACAGGCCGTCCACTTCAGGAAGGCAAATGGTTTGAAAAATTCCGTAGCAATTATCTGGATGTAGATAATGAACCGCTTTATCCGTTCGGATATGGCCTTAGTTATACAACATTTGAGTATAGCGATGTGAAATTAAGTTCTACATCTATTGATGCCAAAGGGGAACTGACAGCCAGCGTAACAGTAACCAATAAAGGAAAAGCAGATGGAGCGGAAGTTGTACAGTTGTATATCCGCGACCTCGTTGGTAGTGTTACCCGTCCGGTAAAAGAACTGAAAGGATTCGAAAAAGTATTTATCAAGGCCGGAGAGTCTAAAACGGTAAGTTTTAAGATCACTCCCGAATTGCTGAAGTTCTACAATTACGACCTTGATTATGTATTCGAATCCGGAGATTTCGATGTAATGATAGGTGGAAATAGCCATGATGTTAAATCTGCAAGATTCACTTTGAATTAA
- a CDS encoding glucoamylase family protein has protein sequence MKKIHLPFILFTLLLGIVSCKQKPSTNQTANGSDTTEISDEALLDSVQRRTFLYFWDGAEPNSGMARERFHVDGDYGKHDKDVVTSGGSGFGIMAMIAGIDRGYVTREQGLERMTRIVNFLEKADSFHGVYPHWWNGKTGKVQGFSDKDNGGDLVETSFLLQGLLALHQYYVDGSDAERALAARIDKIWKNVDWNWHRNSKNVLYWHWSPNHSWEMNFPIRGYNECLITYVLAACSPTHGVPAEVYHEGWAEGGKIIGPHELEGYTLNMRYQSNSGVGPLFWAHYSFLGLNPTGLKDGYADYFQEMKNYTLINRAYCIRNPKGYKGYGENSWGLTASYSVKGYAAHEPDEAGDHGVISPTAALSSIVYTPEESMKVMRNLYNMGDKMWGQYGFYDAYSETDDWYPQRYLAIDQGPIAVMIENYRSQLLWNLFMSHPDVQRGLKKLKFESSALK, from the coding sequence ATGAAAAAGATACATCTTCCTTTTATCTTGTTTACCCTTTTATTAGGAATTGTTAGTTGTAAGCAGAAGCCCTCGACGAATCAAACTGCTAATGGCAGTGATACGACAGAGATATCAGATGAGGCATTATTAGATAGTGTTCAACGCAGAACATTCCTTTATTTCTGGGATGGAGCTGAACCGAACAGCGGTATGGCACGTGAGCGTTTCCATGTCGACGGAGATTATGGAAAACACGATAAAGATGTTGTAACATCAGGAGGTAGCGGCTTTGGCATAATGGCTATGATTGCCGGAATTGACCGGGGTTATGTTACTCGCGAACAAGGTCTGGAGCGAATGACCCGGATTGTAAACTTTCTGGAAAAAGCAGATTCTTTCCACGGGGTGTATCCCCATTGGTGGAATGGTAAGACCGGAAAAGTTCAGGGATTTAGTGATAAGGACAATGGAGGTGATTTAGTAGAGACATCTTTCCTGTTACAAGGGCTGCTAGCCTTGCATCAATACTATGTTGACGGATCGGATGCCGAAAGGGCATTGGCCGCACGTATTGATAAAATATGGAAGAATGTAGACTGGAACTGGCACCGCAATAGTAAAAATGTATTATACTGGCATTGGAGTCCCAATCATTCATGGGAAATGAACTTTCCTATACGTGGATATAACGAATGTCTGATTACATATGTACTGGCTGCTTGTTCGCCAACGCATGGCGTACCTGCCGAAGTGTATCATGAAGGTTGGGCCGAAGGCGGTAAAATCATCGGGCCGCACGAACTGGAAGGTTATACATTAAACATGCGTTATCAAAGCAATAGTGGGGTGGGACCTTTGTTCTGGGCACATTATTCTTTTCTCGGTCTTAATCCTACCGGATTGAAAGATGGATACGCTGATTACTTTCAGGAAATGAAGAATTACACACTGATAAACCGGGCTTACTGTATTCGTAATCCGAAAGGATATAAGGGATACGGAGAGAATTCCTGGGGACTGACCGCCAGTTATTCTGTAAAAGGATATGCGGCACACGAACCGGATGAAGCCGGTGACCATGGGGTAATATCTCCTACTGCAGCATTATCTTCTATTGTTTACACACCGGAAGAATCGATGAAGGTGATGAGGAATTTATATAATATGGGAGATAAAATGTGGGGACAATATGGATTTTATGATGCATATAGTGAAACTGATGATTGGTATCCACAGCGTTATCTGGCTATCGACCAGGGGCCTATAGCGGTTATGATTGAGAACTATCGTTCACAATTGTTATGGAATCTCTTTATGAGTCATCCGGATGTACAAAGAGGACTGAAAAAATTAAAATTTGAATCGTCCGCATTAAAATAA